TTTTACAGGGCAGGGGCAGCACTGGTGGCaatggagggaggtgggaggactgccgaCGGCAGGACACCGGGTGGGAATGGTTTGATGGAGGGAGGAGGTGCAGTGTTTCTGGCTTGCTCATTTGTTGCTTGGTCAGGGTCTCACAATGGCAGCCGACAACAGGGAATATGGCTCTGAGGCTCAGGGGAGTGCCCGGTGCGCAGCATCAGTGGTCAGCAGGAACACCTGGGGGCTCACATCACCTCCTGGACTGGCTTGACACATGCCCCATGGACTAAGTTAGCAGACAGAAGAGACTGGCTGCATCTAAAACTGACAATATATCTGAAATATGCAAAGAATTCCTGCAAACCAACAAAGGACAGCAGCCCCAACAGAAGAGGCAGAGGCCGTGAACAGGGGAAGGAGGAGGCCCAACCGTAACAGGAGTAGCAAGAGGTGCTCAGACCCCTTGGTAATTAGAGAAACGCAAGCCCACATGACATGCCACCTTACACTGGGTAGCCTGGTGCTGGGTGGGAGATCAGGAGCCCCAGGGCCCCGAGAACCAATCCGGGTGGGTATGAGCATGCTCTCCACCCTGCTGTCTGGGGACGGGTAGCGAGTGTGGAAAAACCAACTCAAAAcgttttcctctgctctcactgTGCACAAcagtcaacacagaagacttctgtgaccaagtGAGGGATTTGTCACGGGACAGCTGCTGGGTGCCCaccaattcaattcaattcaacccAACTGCTACCTGCCAGGAGATAGCTTCAGAAACCCCAaggtgagggctcagtcccacaagaccacCCCTTCCTTCCCACCAGTCTGAGGTCTGGGCCTGCAGAACTTGACACGCTGTCTTCAACTTGGGGTTCCCATGACTCCTCTTTtaggttcaattaatttgctacaGTGGTTCACAAGTCAGGGAAACATTAACTTATATTTAGcaggttttaattttgttgttgttcttgagacagagtctcactctcaatgtgcaatagcatgatctcagcttactgcaacctccgcctcctgggttcaagtgattctcatgcctcagcctcccaaatagctgggactacaggtgcctgccactacgcctggctaatttttgtatttttagtagagacggggtttcaccatgttggccaggctggtcttgaactcctgacctcaagtgatctgtctgccttggcctcccaaagtgctgggattacaggcatgagccaccatgcccagcctaaattttttatttttttattttttaagggttGGGCATTGATGGAGTTCCCAGTGATGAATAAGAGCCGAATGGGCCCAGGGCCTCGGCCCCACCCTACTGGCTTATTAAAAAGGCTATTACAGAGAATTCAGATGAAGAGATGCACGGGGCGAGGTGTGGGGGAAGGGGCACAGAGCTTGTGTGCCCTCCCCTGGGTGTCACCCTCCAGGAACCCCCACATGTTTGGCTATTCAGAAGCTCCCCAAAccctggccttttgggtttttgtAGAGGCCTCATTATGCATGCATGATTGAATAAACCACTGGCCACTGGTTATCAATTGAACCTTCAGCCCTGCCCCACCCTGGAGGTGTGGCGGGGGTGGAGACCGAAAGTCCCAGTCCTCTAGTCCTGTCTTGGTCTTTCCATAACCAAGCTACCTAGATGCTGCCAGCCACCTCATTAGCACACAAAAAGACATCAGTGTGGCGTTTCTGAGGATTTTAAAGTTGTTTGCTAGGAAAGGGGTCAAAGACCAAATACATATACGTTCTTttaaatgagacagggtctcacactgttgcccaggctggagtgcagtggcgtgatcacggctcactgcagcctggatttccctaggctcaggggatcctcccacctcggaatcctgagtagctgtgtccacaggcacgcaccaccatgcccagcaaatttttgtatttttgtagagacaaggttctgCCATGTTGCAGCTGGTCATGAagtcccgggctcaagcgatcctcccaccttggcctcccaaagtgctgggattacaggcgtgagccaccttgcctggaaCCAGATATATACTACACAGTATCACCGGTAGCTAAAGTCAAAAAAAATGGCCAGAAAGTGTCGTGTGCACCCAGGACAGAATTCTGGAGGAGCTGAACAGGAAACACAGAGAGGTGCCCTGCCCCAAGCCTATGTACTCACTCCACCCAGGCAGCACGTGATTCTTCTTCGGAGTCCCCCCATCAGTAGCCTGGGTGTTCCCTGCACAGGGGGGCTACATCCATGATCAACTGGCAAGGAGCAGGCAGGCCCCCAGCACCCCATGTCTGAGGCCCAGCCAGACATCTCCCACTCACAAAgagactcaggaggctgggcagggaCGCGGCACTTCCTGGGGATTTAACCCAGCTGGGGCTTGCAGGCAAGAGGGGAGTGAAGGAATGACACTCTGTCCTCACCCAGGGCCATCCTGCTGGATGGAGTCACAGGGACTGCAGGGGCCTCTCCAGAGCTGCCTGTGGGCACAGAAGCAAGCCTGGGGGTGCCCCACCAGCCTGAGCCCACCACACCCCCCTTGAATATCCTTGGGGTTGGGCACTCTGACAAGGGAGCCACCTGGGGAAGTCCCTTCCAGGGAATGGCTTCATCAGGGCACAGAGTAAGGGTGTGTGGCATGAGCGAGGCCTCCCAAGGGGCCTGCAGCCCACAGGCTGAACTGTGGCTATCAAGCCAAGTGGGGTCGAGGActccagcccctccccaccaTAAAAATGAACAGGCCATTGTAATTGTAAACCAACATTTTAGCGGCTCTGATGTGTAACAGCATAAGGAAAAAGCACTGGGCATGCCACACTGCCCAGCCCCCAACCCAGCAAGGCTTCATGGAGGCCCTGGCACTACCTGCCGGTGGGGGGCAGCGTGGATCCAGGGTGGAGGTCAGcccacaatccatgccattgaATGAGGCAGGAACTCGAGTGGAGATGTAACACTCCAGCTCACAGTGGCATCCGAATGCCTTCCACACCGTGCTGCCTGtgtccccatccccacccccacccaaaaGGCTTCCTGCACCTGCCAAAGGAGACCGAGACAGACACCTGCCTGGGGCAGCGTTCAAAACAGATACAGCTGGTTTATTTTGGAAACAAGCCTTATCCAGAAATGTTATTTATTGCATTTAAAAAACATGGAAGGCGATTTGCATGGTTCCTCCCCAAGCCCTCACTCCCACCAATTACCGCTTTACCACCCAAGGTCCTTTCAGGACCCCAGGCCTGGGGGCTGTAGGAGAGAGCAGTGAATCCTAAGGGCAAGAGAATGGCGTCCACATGCCAAAGTTTCTCAGAGCAGAGCCAGCTGCTCCTCCAGACAGGCTGGTGAGGCTACTTGACACCCCCACGAAGGGGAAACCCTGAAGGAAGTACTTCAAGGGGTGCCTGCCCGATGCAGGAGGTTTTGGGCTAGCCCTCCCCAGATCCCCGGCCTGAGGGGCCTCCCCCAGCCGCAGAAGTCAAGCTGCCAAACTGCCAAAGTACTCCTGCAGCTCCAGCAGGGCCCGGAAGCGATGGGAGACAGCGTTCTTCTCCGCCTTAGGCATCTCTGCATACCTGAGGGGTGACAGTAGCAGCTCAGGGAGCCCGGATTCAGGGAGGAAGTGCACCCCCTGCCTACCCTACCTCATCTCATCCCTGGAGTCCAAAGCTCACAGACCCCAAGGAAAGGGGAGTGGGGCCCAGCAGCTCCTGGCAgccagtgaatttttaaaaatcggaTAAAGTTTTCAATTCCCCTGTAGGCAGAAACCCCCATGAATGAGCATGGAGGGATATTAAATTTGCTCTAGTGTGCCCAAAAGTCATTAAGGGAAGCTGGGGACGGGGGGATGAGCTGCATGTTTGATCAGCTTTGTCATCTGTTGACAGGAAGCAGTGGGGCCTGACAGAGCAAACACAGCAGTCTCCTCTAATGCGCTGAAGGCGGGGGAGCACTTGAACAGCTGGCCAGGGGCCCGACCTCCATGCCAGCACTGCAGTGAGGTGAGAATCCCCTGCCTCGCCCGTGGCCTGCAGACTGCTCTCTGCAAGACCGCAGCCAGTAGCCACTAGCCAGGTGTGGctatttaaatgaattaacactGAATAAAAATATTCCGTTTCTGGGTCTCACCACATGCAAGTGCTCCACAGCCCCATATGGCTAGTGGCTGGTTCCACAATGTCCTCACCCCTGCTGGGGCTATTGTGGGGCCTCACACTGTGCTCCCTAAGGGCCCCTCCAGCTTGGAAAGCCTGATTCCCACAATGGCCCGTGCCTTGTGTGAATAAGGGGCGATTCGTGCGAACTACAAAGAACAACTGGTTCTTGGAGGGCATAAAATAGTACCCACCAGAGGCTGCAAAAGCCTGGACATTTTCCCAACCTAGATGGGGGTCAGAAAATGACGCCATAAAACTGTCagatgtggccaggcgcggtggctcatgcctataatcccggcacttcgggaggccgaggcgggcggatcactgaagtcagtttgagaccagcctggccaacatggtgaaactcgtctctaccaaaaataacaaaaattagccaagcacggtggtgcgtgcctgtaatcccagctgagacaggagaattgcttgaacccgggaggcaaaggctgcagtgagctgagatcacgctgttgcactccagcctgggcaacaagagtgaaactccaatctcaaaacaaacaaacaacaacaaaaaaaagtcagatgTACAGCTTACAAGCCAAGGCCAGAGAGGCGAAACCACTGGCTACACAGCTGATGTGGGGTGACCTGGAGCCTTAGAGCCCAGGACTCTCAGTGCCATCTGGCTGCCTCCCCGACCATGGACTGGGCCACCCAGATTCCTAGTGTCCACCCCAGCAGAGCTGCCTTTGGCTGGAACGGCACCCTCGGAGCCTCCCCCGCCCATATCCGCATGCCTGCACTTGGGCGGGGCACTGGCCCAACCCAAACCATGGCTGTACCAACCCCACACCCCAGGGAAGAAAGCAGGGCTCCTTACGTCTGCTCATATCCATCAGGCTGAAAGCAGGGGTCCCAGCCAAAGTCCCGGCAGCCTCTGGGTGCCACGATCCGGCCCTGCCACAGGAAAGGGGGGACAGGTGTGTAACTGGGTCCAGAGGACAAGCACAAGGAGGGCAATGTCCAGTATGACATTGGTGAGTTTGTGAATTTGATTTGACCCAACTTACGCAAAATGTAGTTGCAAGGCCTCTACAGCACCtgcaaatgtttgctgaatacaATAAAAAGCAGAGCGGGGCAGCTCTCCCCTCACACACAGGGAGGCATGGACCCAGACGACCAGCACCTCCAGGGCCATGCGCCCTCGCCACACCCGGGACAAATTGGGACATCACTGAAGAACAATGAGGCTACgttgaaagatagaaagaaagatagaCAGAAAACGTTTTCTCCTAATAGGAAGCAGTGCCCTGAACTCTGTGGACAAGCCAGATGCCTGCTACTATGACAGTGTTCCTGAAAATACGAGGAAGACTTTAACAATAAGATGAAACACCGCAACAGGAAGCAGGTACCCAGCTCCCCACTTCATGAACACATAAGTGAGTATAATAAATACTGGCTGTAGTAGGGAAATTCCACAGTGAAAatgttagaaaaagaacaaattgtaATCCAGTGACATGAAATGTCATGTTGttatcaaagtaaaaaaaaaaaaaaagaaaaaaaaaacaatctggccaggtgtgttggctcatgcctgtaatcccaggactttgggaggctgaggtgggaagatcgcttgagcccaggaaattgagaccagcctgggcaacatggcaaaggcgaaatcccatctctataaaaaatacaaaaattagcctagcctggtggtatgagcctgtagtcccagttacttggtgggaagactgcttgagcccaggaggtcgaggctgcagtgagctgtgatccagTCCGGACGACAGACTGAGACAAAcactccaaacaaacaaacaagcactccaaaaaaccaacaaaaaaacccaaaaaattctaactgaaaaaatacaagggaccaggtgtggtagctcacgcctgtaatctcagcgcttggggaggccgaggagggaggatggtttaaacccaggagttcgagatcagtctgggtaACACAGTCAGACCCTATctctaacaaatttttttttttttttttttaattagccagatgtggtagctcgCACCTgaggtcctagctactcggaaggctgaggtgggaggatgacttgagcctgagagatcaaggctgctatgaactgtaatcatgccactgccctccagcctgggtgacaaagcaagaccctgtctcaaaaacattttttttttactttttaaaaaatacaatggagGTGGTACATGACTGGGATTAGTCACATAAATGCCAAGTAATTTAGACCCAAAGGCAAATTCTGCTTCTGCCATGAGGAGCTGCGTGACCAAGGCCAGTTACTGAACCCTCAACCATGCAACACATGTTTttgcgcacgcctgtaatcccagctactcgggaggctgaggcaggagaattgcttgaacccaggagatggaggttgcactttgggagaatgaggccagtggatcacttaaggtcgggagttcaagaccagcctgggcaacatagtgaaaccctgtctctaccaaaaatacaaaaattagccgggtgtggtggtgcacgcctgtagtcccagttactctctggggtgggagatcacctgagcctgggaggtggaggctgtcgTGAGCAGTGATAGGCAGTAGGGGGTGTTGAACACATCTCACGGAAGGAGTAAGTTTGGGTAAataattaaggtttttttttttttgagactgggtctcactctgtcactccatggctggagtgcaggagtgcgatcatagctcactgtatcgtCAAACtccaaggctcaggtgatcctcccacctcagcctcccaagtagctaggactacaggcgtgcaccaccatgcccagctatttatttatttttgagacagggtctggctatgttacccaggctggtctcaaactcctggcctcaagcaatcctcctgcctttgcttcgcaaagtgctgggattacatgtctgtgctcagcctctttttttttttttttttttttgagacggagtcttgctcttgttgcccaggctggagtgcagtggtgagatctcggctcactgcaacctccgcctcctgggttcaagtgattctcctccctcagcctccccagtagctgggattacaggcgcctgccaccatgcccagctattttttgtatttttagttgagacagggttttgctgtgttatccaggctgttcttgaactcctgacctcaggtgatccgcccgcctcagcctcccaaagtgctgggattacagatgtgagccaccacgtccggcctcattttaaaattttttgcgaagatggggtcttgttatggtgcccaggctgatcttgaacacctgggctcaagaaagCCTCCCGctggggcctcccaaagtgctaggattacaggtgtaaatcACCAAACTTGGCCAAGAATTAACATTCtatgcttgaaccctggaggcggaggttgcagtgagccgagatgacaccactgcactccagcccgggcaacacagcaagactttgtctcaaaaaaaaaaaaaaaaaaagaattaagattcTATTATACATAAACATGAAAAGCTGGAAAGGCTGAGAGATAGTCAAGCACCTCGGCAGTTGGATAAGGAAATCTGAGCTTGGAGAAGTCTGGGCTATAGATGTAGCTTTGATCCAAGTGTGGTTTCTTACtaaccataaataaataaataaataaaataaatagaaaaaaagtagctTTGGGAATTGTCACCTTCAGTTTGTACTTCTGGGTCTATCAGGCCTCAGGAGCTGTTAGCCAACTGTTTCCCTGAAACAACAGCCTCAGGGATCAAACAGGTTTCAGAATTGACAGCACTTCCATTGTCCTGCCCAGGGGCACCCCTCAGCAAGGCGTAGGCAACTACTCTGGCCCCAGGGCACCCTTTCCACCACCCTCCTAGGATTGACAGCACTTCTACCTATGCTGCCCAGGGGAGCCTCTCAGCAAGGCACAGATATCTCTGGCCCCAAGGCGCCCTTCCCTTGGGGGAAGCCACCCTCCCGCAGACCCGGGGCGGTCGGCTCAGGTCGCGGCACCCCCTGGCGGCGCGCGGCGGGAACTGCATCAAGGTGGGTACGCACCGAGGTCCGGCCCCTGAACAGGCGCACGGGCTGGCTTGGGTCCCCGGTGCTGAGTGCAAACGTACAGAGCGCATAGGCTG
This window of the Pongo abelii isolate AG06213 chromosome 21, NHGRI_mPonAbe1-v2.0_pri, whole genome shotgun sequence genome carries:
- the ITPA gene encoding inosine triphosphate pyrophosphatase isoform X2 encodes the protein MAASLVGRKIVFVTGNAKKLEEVIQILGDKFPCTLVAQKIDLPEYQGEPDEISIQKCQEAARQVQGPVLVEDTCLCFNALGGLPGPYIKWFLEKLKPEGLHQLLAGFEDKSAYALCTFALSTGDPSQPVRLFRGRTSEHCHSSRHLACPQSSGAGSWHPEAAGTLAGTPAFSLMDMSRRMQRCLRRRRTLSPIASGPCWSCRSTLAVWQLDFCGWGRPLRPGIWGGLAQNLLHRAGTP